CGCGATGGAACTGGTGGACATGCCCCCCGAGCAGGATATCCACCAGTATATCGCCGATCGGCTCTCCGAACTTATCCCCAGGACACTCATCCAGGTTGTATCCCACGATGAAGTCCAGCAGCAGTTCGCCGTACAGGCAATCCGTGACAGGGAAATTCGAGATGCATTGACGCAGATACTGGGGATAGATCCGGTTGGATTGGCGTATCCGATGACGGATATCTTCTCGCATCCCTCCGGGGGAGGAGCCCTGACCATACGGGATTGGGGCATGCGGAAGTACACTTTCTGGCCGGAGATCGGGCCGGAGGGGATGTCGCTCTACGAGATCTGTTTCCGGCAGATCCCCGAGGAGCTCTGCGACGAGATCTGCCGCACGCTTCCTATCGGAAAGGCTTACTTCGTCTTTCTGGTCTGGGGCGAGCAGCTCTTCGGCAACGTCGGGATCTTCCTGCCGCCGGATCGGGAGCTCGAGGATACACAGGTGGTCGAGTCTTTCCTGCGGCAGGCCTCGATAGCCCTCGCCCGGCGGCAGACTGCGGAGCGGCTCCGCCGCAGCGAGCGGCGGTTCACCGAGGTGATGGATGCGTCCCCGGTCCCGGCGGCCCTGCTCGATCCCGGGGGGCGGCACCTCTACCTCAACCGGGCGTTCACCGAGCGCTTCGGGTACACGCTCGCGGATATCCCCACGGGCCGGGACTGGTTCGAGAAGGCCTTCCCGGATCCCGACCGCCGCCAGGAGGCGATCGCCGTCTGGAAGGCGGACCTGGGGCAGGCGAGCACGGGACCGCTGCCGCCCCGCACCTGTCGGGTGCGGTGCAGGGACGGCGCGGAAAAGACGGTTCATTGCCACCCGGTCCGGCTCTCCGATGGAAACCAGTACGTCACGTACGACGAGATCGCCGCTGAAGCAATCCACTGACACTTAATAAGGGTCTCATGAGCTCTGTCGAAATCCTCCTCGAGGTTGACGGATTTCTGGTATTCTCGGGGGAGGCCGGGATCCATGTCGCACTCTCGAGCGATGGGGAGGATTCTGCGGTATCGGTATTCACAATCAAGACCGGCCTATCGCACATTTTCCCCTCACCACATGGTCGCCCGGGAACCGTCCCTCTGGTGCCGCCCTGCGTCCCCGGCGAGTGTCAAGACGCCTATCCTGTGACCGGGTCATGGTAAATCCAGCGCAGCGCCGCCTCCAGGGTACCGGGGCTGTCTATCGAAACGGCCTTCACGACGGACCGACAACCAAGCCTGCAGCATGGATTTCTTCGAGGAGGTCTACCACGGCACCCCGCCGTGGGATATCGGCAGGCCGCAGCGGGAGTTCGTGCGCCTGGAGGAGTCGGGACGGATCGGCGGCGCCGTGCTGGATCTCAGAAGCGGAGCAGCTCGCTCCGGAACGGATATCGGCGCGGGAGGCAGAAAACGACGCGCTTCAGCGGGAGGTCGCGACGCTCAAACAGGCTGATGCTGATCGCAGGGGAATGGAGGGGGTTCTGCAGAAGAGCGAAGGGAAGTACCGGAAGCTCTTTGAGGAGGATCTAACCGGGGACTCCATCACCACACCGGATGGGCGGATCCTCGCCTGCAACCCGGCGTTCGTGAATTTATTCGGGTTTCCTCCATAGGAGAGGTGTTGCAGACCAATATTGACGAGACCTTTCCCTCTCCCGATGACCGGCGGCTGCTCCTGAAGCTCCTTAACGGGAGGGGGGAAGGTGGAGAATTGTGGCCGACTACGAAAACGCAGTGACGGGAGTCTCATTTACGTTGTGGAGAACGCAGTCGGGGAGTTCGACGAAAGGGGGTTTGATCGAGATCCTCGGATACCTGTACGACGATTCAGCTCGGAACAGGAAGAGAGCGATCTGAAGAGCCTCTCGGGAGGCCCTCGAGCAGAGCAACGAGGATCTGGAGCGGTTCGCCCACGTCTCCAGCCACGGCCTCCAGGAACCCGTGCGGATGGTCACCAGTTATGCCCGGATGCTTGCGCGCCGGAACAGAGGAGAGCTCGACAGCGATGCCGATGAGTCCCCGGGATGCATCGAGCAGAGGGGAAAGCGGATGCACGAACTCATCAACGGTCTGCTGGAGTACTCCCGCATCGCCACCCGCCAGCAGCCCCCGGGCCGACGGATACCGGGCCAGTCCTGGGGGAGGACCTGAAAGACATCGCGATCCCTGTCCAGGAGCAGGGAGCCGCTACCAGCCCCGATCCCCCCGATGGTTTCGGAGATCCCGTTCAGATCGGGCAGGTCTTCCAGAACCTGATCACGAATGCGATTGAGTTCCGAAGGGAAGACCCACCCTGCATCCCCGTATCCAGCGAGATGAAGGCCGGGATGTGGCAATTTTCCGTGCGGGACAACGGCATCGGGGATCGAACCCCAGTACAGCGATCGAATCTTTGCGATCTTCCAGCGGCTGCGCGCACGGGACCGGTACGAGGGAACCGGGACCGCCCTCGCCATCGTCAAGCGGGTCGTCGAATGTTATGGGGTGGGCGGATCCGGGTCGAGTCGGAGCCCGGTGAAGGTTCGACGTTCTCCCTCACGCTGCCCGCTGTGCCATAGGTTGCGAGACAATCTGAAAGGGCATCGGTGCTTTATTACTCCCCGTCCTTCGCTCTCCTGCACGCCAATTGTCTTTTATGGGTAATCGGAACTCTTTTTCCGGCACAATAGTGTCCCCCGGGGAAATCCCATCCACTCTCGATCTGGGAGACCTCCAGAATCTTCTCCCGAATCTCCTCAGGATCCTGCCGCACAGTATCGCATCCAGGCCTGCGTCTTCTCTTCAACCTTCTACCCGCAGCTGACCTATGTCCCCTGGAACGTGCAGGTCGTCCCCACCGTGTTCAGGATGAACCGTTCCGGAAAGGCCCCCGCAAACCGCGTGATTGCGTTCCAGCCCGTGCAGTGCATCGGCACGATCCAGGCGGGGCCGATCGCCCGTATCCCTGCGATCGTCTGCGGGATCACCGGCTCGAAGAGGGGACCGGTGAGGTGAAAGCCCCCGAGAATCGCGTGGACCTGCTCTATCCCGCTCATCTGTTTTGCGTGCTCCACGGTGTTCACGATCCCGGCATGGGCGCAGCCGCTGATGACGACAAGACCCTTCCCTCGCAGGACCGCGACCAGGGCCTGGTCGTCCCGGAACGGATCGACGATCCACCTGCCGTCGATCTCGGCCTCCATCCAGGGGAATCCCTTCTCGTATGGGGTCTTGCGCTCGATCTCTCCCGTGAGGGAGAGGAGACCGCCGGCGAGGAGCGATGCATCCTCTGAAGCCCGTATCTCCGCTCCTGCGCCCTCGAGGGCGCCGCCGTCCAGTCGCGGCATCGGAACCGCTCTCCCGACCATGGGGATGTTCACCTGCCGTTTGAGAAACGCATCCGGGTGGAGAAACAGGGGTATGCTGCCTCCCATTCCCTGAAGCATGGGGATGAGCCCGCCAAAGTGGTCGAAGTGACCGTGGCTCAATGCGATGGCCTCGATATCACCCGGATTGACATTCAGGACTTCGGCATTATGGATGAGGCATACTGGGGATATACCGCCGTCCAGAAGGACAGAGTGTTTCTCGGTCCCGGCATACATCGT
This Methanomicrobiales archaeon DNA region includes the following protein-coding sequences:
- a CDS encoding PAS domain-containing protein, which encodes AMELVDMPPEQDIHQYIADRLSELIPRTLIQVVSHDEVQQQFAVQAIRDREIRDALTQILGIDPVGLAYPMTDIFSHPSGGGALTIRDWGMRKYTFWPEIGPEGMSLYEICFRQIPEELCDEICRTLPIGKAYFVFLVWGEQLFGNVGIFLPPDRELEDTQVVESFLRQASIALARRQTAERLRRSERRFTEVMDASPVPAALLDPGGRHLYLNRAFTERFGYTLADIPTGRDWFEKAFPDPDRRQEAIAVWKADLGQASTGPLPPRTCRVRCRDGAEKTVHCHPVRLSDGNQYVTYDEIAAEAIH
- a CDS encoding PAS domain-containing protein, whose amino-acid sequence is MEGVLQKSEGKYRKLFEEDLTGDSITTPDGRILACNPAFVNLFGFPP
- a CDS encoding histidine kinase dimerization/phospho-acceptor domain-containing protein; its protein translation is MERFAHVSSHGLQEPVRMVTSYARMLARRNRGELDSDADESPGCIEQRGKRMHELINGLLEYSRIATRQQPPGRRIPGQSWGRT
- a CDS encoding MBL fold metallo-hydrolase; amino-acid sequence: MNGISQREADRFDVTVLVDNYADILLMEQTDTLRRAMIPPPTTLYAEHGLACLVTMYAGTEKHSVLLDGGISPVCLIHNAEVLNVNPGDIEAIALSHGHFDHFGGLIPMLQGMGGSIPLFLHPDAFLKRQVNIPMVGRAVPMPRLDGGALEGAGAEIRASEDASLLAGGLLSLTGEIERKTPYEKGFPWMEAEIDGRWIVDPFRDDQALVAVLRGKGLVVISGCAHAGIVNTVEHAKQMSGIEQVHAILGGFHLTGPLFEPVIPQTIAGIRAIGPAWIVPMHCTGWNAITRFAGAFPERFILNTVGTTCTFQGT